From the Acidilutibacter cellobiosedens genome, one window contains:
- a CDS encoding PTS system mannose/fructose/sorbose family transporter subunit IID, whose translation MSDNTLNNQDVKRKQLTKKDLRKSWIRWMTFSHSCYNYERMQSLGFAHSMCPIINKLYDKKEDKAAALKRHLAFFNTEPNVGTMVHGITIAMEEERANGVEISDEAINSVKTGLMGPLAGIGDTITQGVITPILLALGIGIAKEGNLMGPILYTVLISTIIVWISYTLWMRGYKLGKSAVEQILGEGIFNNVIEGAGILGCTVIGALTGKYVTLSTSVVMKMGEGQVALQADLFDKIMPGLLPLLLTLGVYKLLEKGKSPIKIMLYIILIGAVGSLIKIF comes from the coding sequence TTGTCAGATAATACTTTAAATAACCAAGATGTTAAAAGAAAACAACTTACAAAAAAGGATTTAAGAAAATCTTGGATAAGATGGATGACGTTTTCTCATTCCTGTTATAACTATGAAAGAATGCAGTCCTTAGGATTTGCCCATTCTATGTGTCCGATAATCAATAAACTTTATGATAAGAAAGAGGACAAGGCAGCAGCTTTAAAAAGGCATTTAGCATTTTTTAATACAGAACCGAATGTAGGTACAATGGTTCATGGGATAACAATTGCTATGGAAGAGGAAAGAGCAAATGGAGTGGAAATATCTGATGAAGCGATAAATTCCGTTAAAACCGGACTAATGGGACCATTAGCCGGAATCGGAGATACAATAACTCAGGGAGTAATAACTCCTATACTTCTTGCTCTCGGAATTGGTATAGCAAAAGAAGGAAATTTGATGGGCCCGATTTTATATACGGTACTTATATCTACGATAATTGTATGGATAAGCTATACCCTTTGGATGAGAGGTTATAAATTAGGCAAAAGTGCAGTAGAACAAATATTGGGAGAAGGAATATTTAATAATGTTATTGAAGGAGCAGGAATTTTAGGATGTACTGTAATAGGCGCTCTTACCGGGAAATATGTAACTTTGTCGACTTCCGTGGTAATGAAGATGGGAGAAGGCCAAGTAGCTCTTCAAGCAGACCTTTTTGATAAGATTATGCCGGGATTATTGCCTCTATTGTTAACTTTGGGTGTATATAAGTTACTTGAAAAAGGCAAAAGTCCAATAAAAATAATGCTTTACATTATATTAATTGGAGCAGTGGGAAGTTTAATAAAAATATTTTAG
- a CDS encoding PTS mannose/fructose/sorbose/N-acetylgalactosamine transporter subunit IIC, giving the protein MQISIFQAILIGLVYYLGNATWLIGIGYYTMYRPLVNGFFVGLILGNPVLGTMVGATINLMYLGFISAGGALPGDPCLAGTLGTAIAIASGIEPEAALALAVPIGLLGTLIWFAKMTVNAFFVHKADQYAEEGNTKGIAFMNIVPPQIFLFIITFFPVFFAALYGPTAIKSAIDFLGTNVLNSLIVIGGMMPALGIAMNLKAIFKGDNRIFYFLGFLLTVYLKLDIIAVGLFGVVLTLIYMKLKKGGSEVVR; this is encoded by the coding sequence ATGCAAATCAGCATCTTTCAGGCTATCTTAATCGGACTTGTCTATTATCTTGGAAACGCAACATGGTTGATTGGAATAGGCTATTATACTATGTACAGGCCTTTAGTAAATGGATTTTTCGTAGGATTAATACTCGGAAATCCTGTTTTAGGTACGATGGTAGGAGCTACCATAAACTTGATGTATCTTGGCTTTATATCCGCAGGAGGAGCACTTCCGGGGGATCCGTGCCTGGCAGGTACTTTGGGTACGGCTATAGCGATAGCATCGGGAATAGAACCGGAAGCGGCTTTGGCGTTAGCAGTTCCTATAGGATTGCTAGGTACTTTGATTTGGTTTGCAAAAATGACGGTAAATGCATTTTTCGTTCATAAAGCCGATCAGTATGCAGAAGAAGGAAATACTAAAGGAATAGCTTTTATGAATATAGTTCCGCCTCAAATATTCTTGTTTATTATAACTTTCTTTCCGGTATTCTTCGCGGCCTTATATGGACCGACAGCTATAAAATCGGCAATTGATTTCTTGGGTACAAACGTATTGAATTCTTTAATTGTAATAGGCGGAATGATGCCGGCTTTGGGAATTGCAATGAACTTAAAAGCTATTTTTAAAGGAGATAATAGGATATTTTATTTCCTCGGATTTTTACTGACAGTATATTTAAAATTAGACATTATAGCTGTGGGGTTGTTTGGAGTTGTATTGACTTTAATCTATATGAAATTAAAGAAAGGGGGAAGCGAGGTTGTCAGATAA
- a CDS encoding HPr family phosphocarrier protein — protein sequence MYKQELTLQNEAGLHARPASLFVRESAKYKSEILVEKDGKEYKAKSIMSILNMGAFKGDRITVKADGPDEREAVEGLAKLVNGKFGE from the coding sequence ATGTATAAACAAGAATTAACATTACAAAATGAAGCGGGGCTCCATGCAAGACCTGCAAGTTTGTTTGTAAGGGAATCAGCAAAGTATAAATCTGAAATATTGGTGGAGAAAGACGGAAAAGAGTATAAAGCTAAAAGTATAATGAGTATACTCAATATGGGAGCTTTTAAAGGAGACAGGATTACAGTTAAGGCTGATGGACCTGACGAAAGAGAAGCAGTTGAAGGGCTGGCAAAGCTTGTAAACGGTAAATTCGGCGAGTAA
- a CDS encoding PTS system mannose/fructose/N-acetylgalactosamine-transporter subunit IIB — translation MANIVLTRIDDRLIHGQVMTAWVKQTKATRIIIIDDVVAKDDFMKKVLTMAAPPGISVSVYNIKEAADDLKNFQDSNGRIVILAKVPESVERVINEGVDINEIIVGGMGAAPGRKKLYKNVSISESEKETFLRLLKNGVKVTIQIVPDERPMPIEKAFK, via the coding sequence ATGGCAAATATTGTATTGACAAGGATTGATGATCGTTTAATTCATGGACAAGTAATGACCGCATGGGTTAAACAAACTAAGGCTACAAGAATAATAATTATAGACGATGTCGTCGCAAAGGATGATTTCATGAAAAAAGTGCTTACGATGGCAGCACCACCGGGGATATCTGTCAGCGTTTATAATATCAAAGAGGCAGCAGATGATCTCAAAAATTTTCAGGATTCAAATGGAAGAATAGTAATATTGGCAAAGGTACCCGAAAGCGTAGAAAGAGTTATTAACGAAGGTGTAGACATAAATGAAATCATTGTTGGAGGAATGGGAGCTGCGCCTGGCAGAAAAAAGCTTTATAAAAATGTATCTATTTCAGAATCAGAAAAGGAAACTTTTTTAAGACTTTTGAAAAATGGAGTTAAAGTAACTATTCAGATTGTTCCTGATGAACGCCCAATGCCTATAGAAAAGGCTTTTAAATAA
- a CDS encoding sigma 54-interacting transcriptional regulator: MTRKEKIYNALVLLSENITIEKIKKGFKGYEAEEIAEMTNIDRSNVSRELNCLIKEGKIIKITGRPVYFMDRHIVEDLFNKNFSTNTIFSSYDDFMNVISNKDNNKDSKDPFSNMIGSKGSLELAIKQAKAAVLYPPKGLHTLITGPTGVGKTTFAEMMYKYALSVRKIKEDAQLVVFNCAEYAENPQLVLSQLFGHVKGAFTGAEKDKEGLIERAKGGIILLDEVHRLTPEGQEMLFILMDKNKYRRLGETETFREANVLIIGATTEDINSALLKTFLRRIPMLINLPSLSQRPISERYELIKCFFKEEVRNVQVPIKVYKNVMEALLLYDCHGNIGQLKADIQLLCARGFLEYKTFGKNEIEIDTPILPDYIYNGFLNGEKRRNEIVNLMEFGADNFSIFTDYEKEKFALIDNYQISDNLYQRLAEKYNKYLEDGYSLEDVNKILSSEVEEYLKNLLNKSDTEKGIPDKEELFKIVSPRVYNAVKDAASVAEQKLNRKIKDNIIIGLALHFSALIEKIQNGNLDYSEDVEQITLNNPQEFKIAKIMTKIVGEELNINIPFQEAGFLTMFLATLSQSSGSRKKIGCIVLSHGDSTATSIAKVVNELLGVNVCRAIDMPLDAKVKDILGKTAEMVRNIDEGKGVVLLVDMGSLTAFSEIITQKTGINTYSFEMVSTPLALEVVRKCMTPDMTLKKLIKEMDSVCPYIGRNVVDNIVEELNAQQEVVITVCISGKGCAIKIANLIENNMPIIKDKKIELIPIGMSEFNECVRELNNKSKRILAIVGSLNPEAGIPFIPVDEIIVGEGLEKLNKIVLEDKHSENKNIQTYYSDGEKVVIENEKDIYIKILERTLTFLNPVKAYDIVKQTFDYIIDKQNIEADDSMKIGYIIHCSCMIERLLIDSPLVYKNVRKLIQKERKDYEIIKQSMKIIEQYFGLIIPDTEIGYIIDLFDTHKKTLA, from the coding sequence ATGACAAGAAAAGAGAAGATTTATAATGCGTTGGTATTGCTTTCAGAAAATATAACCATTGAAAAGATAAAAAAAGGCTTTAAAGGTTATGAGGCTGAAGAAATCGCGGAAATGACGAATATAGACAGATCAAATGTCAGCAGAGAACTAAACTGTTTGATTAAAGAAGGAAAGATTATTAAAATTACAGGAAGGCCTGTTTATTTTATGGACAGGCATATTGTTGAAGATCTATTCAACAAGAATTTTTCAACAAATACGATTTTCAGTTCCTATGATGATTTTATGAATGTTATTTCGAATAAGGATAATAATAAAGATTCAAAGGATCCTTTCAGCAACATGATTGGCTCAAAGGGGAGTTTGGAATTAGCGATTAAGCAGGCTAAGGCGGCGGTGCTTTATCCTCCTAAAGGACTTCATACTTTGATTACAGGACCTACAGGAGTAGGGAAGACTACTTTTGCGGAAATGATGTATAAGTACGCTCTGTCCGTAAGAAAAATAAAGGAAGATGCTCAGCTTGTTGTATTTAATTGTGCAGAATACGCAGAAAATCCACAGCTTGTTTTGTCTCAGCTTTTTGGACATGTAAAAGGTGCTTTTACAGGTGCGGAAAAGGATAAAGAAGGATTGATAGAAAGAGCAAAGGGAGGCATAATACTGCTGGATGAAGTCCATAGATTGACTCCTGAAGGGCAGGAAATGCTTTTTATACTGATGGATAAGAATAAATACCGCAGACTGGGAGAAACCGAAACTTTCAGAGAGGCAAATGTTTTAATAATAGGTGCGACAACGGAGGATATCAATTCGGCTCTTTTGAAAACCTTTTTAAGAAGGATCCCAATGCTCATAAATCTACCGTCTTTGTCCCAAAGACCTATATCTGAAAGATATGAGCTTATAAAATGCTTTTTTAAAGAAGAAGTAAGGAATGTTCAAGTTCCCATAAAGGTCTATAAAAATGTAATGGAAGCTCTTTTGTTATATGATTGCCATGGGAATATAGGACAACTAAAAGCGGATATACAGCTTTTATGTGCCAGGGGATTCTTGGAATACAAAACCTTTGGCAAGAATGAAATAGAGATTGATACTCCTATACTTCCCGATTATATTTACAATGGTTTTCTTAATGGAGAAAAAAGAAGAAACGAAATAGTAAATTTAATGGAATTTGGAGCAGACAATTTTAGTATATTCACGGATTATGAAAAAGAAAAATTTGCTTTAATAGATAATTATCAGATATCGGATAATTTATATCAAAGATTGGCCGAAAAATACAACAAATATTTGGAAGATGGCTATTCATTAGAAGATGTAAATAAGATATTGAGTTCCGAAGTAGAGGAGTATCTAAAAAATTTATTAAACAAATCCGATACGGAAAAGGGAATTCCGGACAAAGAAGAATTGTTCAAGATAGTGAGCCCGAGAGTATACAATGCTGTTAAAGATGCAGCGAGTGTTGCCGAACAAAAATTGAATAGAAAAATCAAGGATAATATTATTATAGGTTTAGCCCTTCACTTTAGTGCATTAATAGAAAAAATTCAAAACGGTAACTTGGATTACAGTGAAGATGTTGAGCAGATAACACTAAATAATCCCCAAGAGTTTAAAATAGCGAAGATAATGACAAAAATAGTTGGAGAGGAGTTAAATATCAATATTCCTTTTCAGGAAGCAGGATTTTTAACTATGTTTTTGGCGACTCTTTCCCAGAGCAGCGGCAGCAGAAAGAAGATTGGCTGCATAGTATTATCTCATGGCGACAGTACTGCCACAAGTATAGCAAAAGTAGTTAATGAACTTCTTGGTGTAAATGTTTGCAGAGCCATAGATATGCCTTTAGATGCAAAGGTCAAAGATATCTTGGGAAAAACTGCAGAGATGGTGAGAAATATAGATGAGGGTAAGGGAGTTGTTCTTCTGGTGGATATGGGAAGCTTAACTGCGTTTTCTGAGATAATAACCCAAAAAACCGGAATAAACACCTATTCTTTTGAAATGGTTTCCACCCCTTTAGCTTTAGAAGTTGTAAGAAAGTGTATGACTCCCGATATGACTTTGAAAAAGCTTATAAAAGAAATGGATTCGGTCTGTCCCTATATCGGCAGAAATGTAGTGGATAATATAGTGGAAGAATTAAATGCTCAGCAGGAAGTTGTTATAACCGTATGTATATCGGGAAAGGGATGCGCGATTAAAATAGCAAATTTAATAGAAAATAACATGCCTATCATCAAGGATAAGAAAATAGAGCTGATTCCTATTGGAATGAGCGAATTTAATGAATGCGTAAGGGAATTGAATAACAAATCCAAGAGAATATTGGCCATAGTGGGTTCTTTAAATCCGGAGGCCGGTATTCCGTTTATCCCTGTGGATGAAATAATAGTAGGCGAAGGCTTAGAAAAATTAAACAAAATAGTACTGGAAGATAAACATTCCGAAAATAAAAACATACAAACCTATTACTCTGATGGAGAGAAAGTAGTTATTGAAAATGAGAAGGATATTTATATAAAAATTTTGGAAAGAACCTTAACGTTCTTAAATCCTGTTAAGGCCTACGATATAGTTAAACAGACTTTTGACTATATAATAGATAAACAAAATATTGAAGCAGATGACAGTATGAAAATCGGCTATATTATTCATTGCAGTTGTATGATTGAAAGGCTGTTAATAGATAGTCCCCTTGTATATAAAAATGTAAGAAAATTAATACAGAAAGAAAGGAAAGATTATGAAATTATCAAACAGTCAATGAAAATCATAGAACAATATTTTGGGCTAATAATTCCTGACACAGAAATAGGTTATATAATAGATTTATTTGACACACATAAGAAAACGTTGGCATAG
- a CDS encoding ABC transporter ATP-binding protein, producing the protein MLSVKDLHVSYGGIRALRGININIEQNKIVTLIGANGAGKSSALRAIMGLVKAEKGSIKYDDRELLGKSTKNIVKMGISLVPEGRKVFSNLTVEENLILGAYTRNDKETIKKDIERQYELFPRLKERSWQKAGTLSGGEQQMLAVARGLMIRPKLLMMDEPSLGLAPLLVKDIFEIIKEIHRQGNTILLVEQNAKKALEIADYGYVLETGQLILEGEGKELLNNPKVQEAYLGEMKN; encoded by the coding sequence ATGCTGTCGGTAAAGGATCTTCATGTAAGTTATGGTGGAATTAGGGCCTTAAGGGGAATAAACATAAATATTGAACAGAATAAAATAGTTACCTTAATCGGAGCCAATGGCGCGGGAAAGTCATCTGCTTTGAGAGCTATCATGGGGCTTGTAAAAGCCGAAAAAGGAAGTATAAAATATGATGACCGTGAACTCTTAGGAAAAAGTACTAAAAATATAGTTAAAATGGGGATATCTCTTGTTCCGGAAGGGAGAAAGGTATTTTCAAACTTGACTGTTGAAGAGAATTTGATTTTAGGAGCATATACAAGAAACGATAAAGAAACGATTAAAAAGGATATTGAAAGACAGTATGAACTGTTTCCAAGACTTAAGGAGAGATCCTGGCAGAAAGCAGGAACCCTTTCCGGCGGGGAACAGCAAATGCTTGCCGTAGCAAGGGGACTTATGATAAGGCCCAAACTATTGATGATGGACGAACCTTCCTTAGGCCTTGCTCCTTTATTGGTGAAAGATATTTTTGAAATAATAAAGGAAATTCACAGACAAGGAAATACCATTTTACTTGTAGAACAGAATGCTAAAAAAGCATTGGAAATTGCAGACTATGGATATGTTCTCGAGACGGGGCAATTGATATTGGAAGGAGAAGGAAAAGAGCTTCTTAACAACCCTAAAGTACAGGAAGCTTATTTGGGAGAAATGAAAAATTAA
- a CDS encoding PTS sugar transporter subunit IIA: MIGILIVTHGNFSVELLKSAELIVGKQEKINTISFNYGDNVEVLQKEIYQNIISLDEGDGTLVLTDVFGGSPSNATLLNMKNLEFRALSGVNLPMLLELFCLRDECNDIDIVAEKVFDAGKEGIKDLNGIMARS; this comes from the coding sequence ATGATAGGGATTTTAATAGTTACTCATGGAAATTTTAGTGTGGAATTGCTTAAGAGTGCGGAGCTGATAGTGGGGAAACAGGAAAAGATAAACACTATAAGCTTTAATTACGGAGATAATGTTGAAGTATTACAAAAGGAAATATATCAAAATATAATTTCTTTAGATGAAGGAGATGGAACTCTTGTATTAACCGATGTTTTTGGGGGCAGTCCGTCGAATGCTACTCTATTAAATATGAAGAATTTAGAATTTAGGGCGTTGTCGGGAGTTAATTTGCCTATGCTTTTAGAGCTTTTCTGTTTGAGGGACGAATGTAATGATATCGATATTGTAGCGGAAAAGGTTTTTGATGCAGGGAAGGAAGGTATTAAAGATTTAAACGGAATTATGGCCAGAAGTTAA
- a CDS encoding ABC transporter substrate-binding protein — translation MLKKILILVLVVALLSTSLLGCSNSSDEKNKGASDSGSDVIKIGVFEPMTGTSAAGGEMTVEGIKLANEMKGEVLGKKVKLVVVDNKSDKVEAANAASRLIEKDKVAAIIGSYDSSLSMAAGDIVKNAKVPAVGCSPTNPLVTLNNDYYFRVCFIDPFQGTVMANYAFKELGAKKAAIIQDVTRDYSVGLSKYFVDAFKKITGDDNSIVGVTSYNTGDQDFSAQLTNIKGLNPDVIFAPGNYGESALLIKQARDLGIKIPILGGDTWEAPEFIQIGGKAVEGAVFSTHFTAEAPVTEMSTKFLEAYKNKYNKDANAFSALGFDAYMVILDAIERANSTDPEKIRDAIASTKDFVGATGNITLDENGDAVKSAVIKKVSNGEFKYLTTVEP, via the coding sequence ATGTTAAAAAAAATTTTAATTTTAGTATTAGTGGTAGCATTATTATCTACGTCCCTTCTTGGCTGTTCTAATTCCTCAGATGAGAAGAATAAAGGGGCCTCGGATTCAGGTTCGGATGTTATTAAGATAGGAGTCTTTGAACCGATGACAGGAACATCTGCAGCCGGGGGAGAGATGACGGTGGAAGGAATAAAGCTTGCGAATGAAATGAAGGGGGAAGTTTTAGGCAAAAAAGTAAAATTGGTTGTTGTGGATAATAAAAGCGATAAAGTAGAAGCCGCAAACGCTGCTTCAAGGTTGATTGAAAAGGATAAAGTGGCAGCAATTATAGGAAGTTACGATAGCTCTTTGTCAATGGCGGCAGGAGATATAGTTAAGAATGCTAAGGTACCTGCAGTAGGCTGTTCACCGACGAATCCTTTAGTTACGTTGAACAATGATTATTATTTCAGAGTATGTTTTATCGATCCTTTTCAAGGAACGGTAATGGCAAATTATGCATTTAAGGAATTGGGCGCCAAAAAAGCGGCAATCATTCAGGATGTAACTCGAGATTATTCGGTAGGATTAAGTAAGTATTTTGTTGATGCGTTTAAAAAAATTACGGGAGATGACAACAGTATAGTAGGCGTTACTTCATATAATACGGGAGACCAGGACTTTTCCGCTCAGCTTACAAATATTAAAGGATTAAACCCTGATGTAATATTTGCTCCCGGAAACTATGGGGAATCGGCTCTTCTAATTAAACAGGCAAGAGATCTCGGAATAAAAATTCCGATTCTCGGAGGAGATACATGGGAAGCTCCGGAATTTATTCAAATCGGTGGGAAAGCTGTTGAGGGAGCCGTATTTAGCACTCACTTTACTGCCGAAGCACCTGTAACCGAAATGTCTACTAAATTTTTAGAGGCTTATAAAAATAAATATAATAAAGATGCCAATGCTTTCTCGGCATTAGGGTTTGATGCTTATATGGTTATTCTTGATGCTATAGAGAGGGCAAATTCCACTGATCCCGAAAAAATAAGGGATGCTATAGCATCGACCAAAGATTTTGTCGGAGCTACAGGAAATATAACTCTTGACGAAAACGGAGATGCGGTAAAGAGTGCGGTTATTAAAAAAGTATCAAATGGAGAATTTAAGTATTTGACCACGGTAGAACCATAA
- a CDS encoding branched-chain amino acid ABC transporter permease, with translation MNMSIQDFLQHLTNGISLGSLYALISIGYTMVYGILRLINFAHGDIFMLGAYITYYGLVFTSIPWWLVFILSAVITGLLGVLLERAAYKPLRNSPRITVLISAIGASFFLENLGTVVFGGRPKAFPTPSIFNSVVRIGGVSIVGVTFIIPAITIVLLILLNYFTKRTKTGMAMRALSKDYEAASLMGIDINKIISVTFLIGSFLAAVGGIMWGTKFPQLMPLMGMMPGIKCFIAAVIGGIGNITGAVIGGFILGLGEIMIVAFLPGLTGYRDAFSFVFLIIILLLKPTGLMGENMTEKV, from the coding sequence ATGAATATGAGTATTCAAGATTTTTTACAGCATTTAACTAACGGAATATCCTTAGGCAGTTTATATGCATTGATATCTATAGGATATACAATGGTATATGGAATATTAAGACTTATAAATTTTGCTCATGGAGATATATTTATGCTTGGGGCGTATATAACTTATTATGGTCTTGTATTTACGTCTATACCCTGGTGGCTTGTATTTATTTTATCTGCCGTGATAACAGGATTATTGGGCGTTTTATTGGAGAGAGCCGCATATAAACCCCTTAGAAATTCGCCGAGAATTACGGTCCTTATATCTGCTATAGGAGCATCGTTCTTCTTAGAGAATTTAGGGACTGTAGTATTTGGAGGCAGACCTAAGGCTTTTCCTACCCCTTCAATATTTAACTCAGTAGTACGAATAGGGGGAGTATCTATAGTAGGAGTTACTTTCATTATCCCTGCAATCACAATCGTTCTTCTCATTTTGCTCAACTATTTTACAAAGAGGACTAAGACAGGAATGGCAATGAGAGCTCTATCTAAGGATTATGAAGCGGCAAGCCTTATGGGTATTGATATCAACAAGATTATATCTGTAACTTTTTTAATAGGGTCTTTTCTTGCAGCAGTAGGAGGAATTATGTGGGGAACCAAATTCCCTCAGTTAATGCCGCTAATGGGAATGATGCCCGGGATTAAATGTTTCATTGCAGCAGTAATAGGAGGAATCGGAAATATTACAGGGGCAGTAATAGGAGGTTTCATTTTAGGATTGGGCGAAATAATGATTGTGGCATTTCTTCCGGGGCTTACAGGGTACAGGGACGCTTTTTCCTTTGTATTCCTTATAATAATACTTCTTCTTAAGCCTACAGGTCTTATGGGAGAAAATATGACGGAGAAGGTGTAG
- a CDS encoding ABC transporter ATP-binding protein gives MLKIDNVTVKFGGLTAVNSFKLELTKGEIVGLIGPNGAGKTTVFNVITGVYKPTEGKITFIKDKSKINITGLRPDQISKLGICRTFQNIRLFKDLTVLENVFIGNHLRIKSNIFSSILRLPNYTREEREMYEKSMYLLERVGLTKEKDEKAYSLPYGKQRRLEIARALATNPSILLLDEPAAGMNPQETKELMKFIESIKDEFDLTIFLIEHHMEVVMGICKRILVLDYGISIAEGSPREIQNNPKVVQAYLGVE, from the coding sequence ATGCTTAAAATAGATAATGTGACTGTAAAATTTGGGGGACTTACGGCTGTCAACAGTTTTAAACTTGAACTGACAAAGGGTGAGATTGTAGGGCTTATAGGTCCCAACGGGGCAGGGAAAACTACTGTATTTAATGTAATCACGGGAGTGTATAAACCGACAGAGGGTAAAATTACTTTTATTAAGGATAAATCGAAAATCAATATTACCGGGTTGAGGCCGGATCAGATATCAAAACTGGGAATTTGCAGAACATTCCAGAATATAAGACTGTTTAAAGACCTTACTGTCCTTGAAAATGTATTTATAGGGAATCATTTGAGAATTAAATCAAATATATTTTCGTCCATTCTAAGATTACCTAACTATACCAGAGAAGAAAGGGAAATGTATGAAAAATCTATGTACCTTCTTGAACGGGTTGGGCTTACGAAGGAAAAGGATGAAAAAGCCTATTCTCTGCCCTATGGAAAACAAAGAAGGCTTGAAATCGCAAGAGCCCTGGCTACGAATCCTTCGATACTTCTTCTTGATGAACCTGCAGCGGGGATGAATCCTCAGGAGACTAAAGAATTGATGAAGTTTATCGAGAGCATTAAAGATGAATTTGATTTAACTATATTTCTTATTGAACATCATATGGAGGTTGTTATGGGGATATGTAAAAGAATACTTGTCCTTGACTATGGCATTTCTATAGCCGAAGGCAGTCCTCGGGAAATTCAAAATAATCCTAAAGTTGTTCAGGCTTATTTGGGGGTGGAATAA
- a CDS encoding branched-chain amino acid ABC transporter permease, whose translation MKYKKKYKKKSNSILYICIFLVILYILNKTLDPYKLRILNLCGIYVVLGLSLNLINGFTGLFSLGHAGFMAIGAYTTALLTMPPAMKEMNFFMQPIVPFLANVEWPFLQALLMGGLVSAMMGFFIGAPVLKLTDDYLAIATLGFAEIIRVVFTNLQGITNGALGLKGIPATTNVWWSWGMAILTILLLKYLMKGSYGIAFKSIKDDEIAAQAMGINLFKHKIMSFTIGSFLAGIGGGLLGNLLGTIDPNMFRFPLTFNILLIVVLGGLGSIKGTTVAAVIITIMMEALRFLDESINLGFISFEGIPGMRMVVFSVLLMAVVIFRKEGLLKES comes from the coding sequence ATGAAATATAAGAAAAAGTATAAGAAAAAATCTAATTCAATTTTATATATATGTATATTTTTAGTAATTTTATATATATTGAATAAAACTCTTGACCCTTATAAATTAAGAATACTGAATCTGTGCGGTATATATGTAGTATTGGGATTAAGCTTGAACCTTATTAACGGATTTACGGGACTTTTTTCCTTAGGTCATGCAGGATTTATGGCAATAGGCGCTTATACTACGGCTCTGCTTACTATGCCTCCCGCTATGAAGGAAATGAATTTTTTCATGCAGCCGATAGTACCATTTTTGGCGAATGTAGAATGGCCTTTTCTGCAGGCTCTTCTTATGGGAGGATTGGTATCCGCAATGATGGGATTTTTTATAGGGGCACCTGTTTTAAAGTTGACAGATGATTATTTGGCGATTGCAACTTTAGGATTTGCTGAAATAATTCGTGTTGTGTTTACAAATTTGCAGGGTATAACCAACGGAGCTTTAGGATTAAAGGGGATTCCCGCAACCACTAATGTATGGTGGAGTTGGGGAATGGCAATTCTTACTATATTATTGTTGAAATATTTGATGAAGGGAAGCTATGGAATAGCATTTAAATCCATCAAAGATGATGAAATAGCAGCTCAGGCAATGGGGATAAATCTTTTTAAACACAAAATTATGTCTTTTACTATAGGATCTTTTCTTGCAGGAATAGGAGGAGGGCTTTTAGGAAATCTTCTTGGGACTATTGACCCAAATATGTTCAGGTTTCCCCTTACATTTAATATCCTTCTGATAGTAGTGCTGGGAGGTCTCGGAAGCATTAAGGGAACTACTGTTGCAGCTGTCATTATTACAATTATGATGGAAGCATTGAGATTTTTGGATGAATCTATAAATTTAGGCTTTATAAGCTTCGAAGGAATACCTGGGATGAGAATGGTTGTTTTCTCAGTACTCTTGATGGCAGTAGTAATATTCCGAAAAGAAGGACTGTTAAAAGAGAGCTAA